One stretch of Pseudomonas fragi DNA includes these proteins:
- a CDS encoding response regulator transcription factor, translated as MIRVLLVDDDQELTGLLSEYLEREGFEATAVHTGEEGEVQALSGQFSIVVLDVMLPRLSGIEVLRRIRARSQVPVVLLTARGDNIDRITGLELGADDYVPKPSSPGELVARLRAIMRRVQPGGQATTEVIKTGPLVLWPGKRQAMWQGRELGVTSTEFSLLEELARSAGQVVSKQDLSLNALGCPLTRYDRRIDVHISSIRQKLGPRPDAKAWIQSVRGLGYLLIAE; from the coding sequence ATGATCCGTGTATTGCTCGTCGACGATGACCAGGAACTGACCGGTTTGCTCAGTGAGTATCTGGAGCGCGAAGGCTTTGAGGCGACGGCGGTGCATACCGGCGAGGAGGGCGAAGTGCAGGCGCTGTCGGGGCAGTTCAGCATCGTGGTGCTGGACGTGATGCTGCCCCGGCTTTCCGGGATTGAAGTACTGCGGCGCATTCGTGCCCGCAGCCAGGTGCCGGTGGTGTTGCTCACCGCCCGCGGTGACAACATCGATCGCATCACCGGCCTTGAACTCGGTGCCGACGACTATGTGCCCAAACCCAGCTCGCCGGGCGAACTGGTGGCGCGCCTGCGTGCAATCATGCGCCGGGTGCAACCGGGCGGGCAGGCCACCACCGAAGTGATCAAGACCGGCCCGCTGGTGTTGTGGCCCGGCAAGCGCCAGGCAATGTGGCAGGGCCGTGAGCTGGGGGTGACCAGTACCGAATTCAGCCTGCTCGAAGAACTGGCCCGTAGTGCCGGGCAAGTGGTGAGCAAGCAGGACCTGTCGCTCAATGCCCTGGGCTGTCCGTTGACTCGTTATGACCGGCGTATCGACGTGCATATCAGCAGTATCCGGCAAAAACTGGGCCCCCGCCCTGACGCCAAGGCCTGGATACAGAGCGTGCGCGGGCTCGGCTATCTGTTGATCGCGGAATGA
- the bamA gene encoding outer membrane protein assembly factor BamA, with protein sequence MNFARLLCSVALLLNASLAHAQGFKIADIRINGLQRVSAGSVFGALPLNVGEQVDDQQLVESTRALFKTGFFQDIQLGRDGDVLVITVVERPSIASIDIEGNKAISTDDLMKGLKQSGLAEGEVFQRATLEGVRNELLRQYVAQGRYSAAVDAEVVAQPRNRVGLKIRIDEGEVAAIKHINVVGNSVFDQAELDDQFTLKTSNWLSFFKNDDKYAREKLSGDLERLRSYYMDRGYINMEIVSTQVSISPDKKQVFITVNINEGTKYTVRDIKLRGDLKVPEDQITALLLVQKGQVFSRKLMTSTSDLITRRLGNEGYTFANVNAVPTPSKDGNTVDIEFVVDPGKRAYANRINFRGNTKTEDQVLRREMRQMEGGWASTYLIDQSKTRLERLGYFKEVNVETPAVAGVDDQVDVNYSVEEQSSGSITASVGFAQSAGLILGGSITQNNFLGTGNSASLGLTRSEYQSKYNIGFTDPYFTKDGVSLGYNAFYNKTDYNDYYDDGVSYYSINSYGAGATLGYPINETSRISFGLTAQHDSIEPGTYSADEIYDFIDREGKEFTNFKANLGWSESTLNKGILATRGYSQNLNLMVTVPGSDLSFYKIDYTGQTFLPVSASTSLRFHTKLGYGNGYGSTDGLPFYENYTAGGEGTVRGFESGTLGPRNTPATGTYSSAGQAYYSDRDTEALGGNIMITGGVEYLFPMPFIKDNKSLRTSLFWDVGSVYSDKCYLSTTTGCDGVDLSQMASSVGVGVTWYSPLGPLSVNLALPIRKPDDAETQVFQFSMGQTF encoded by the coding sequence ATGAATTTTGCGCGCCTGCTCTGCTCGGTTGCACTGCTGCTCAATGCCTCACTGGCCCATGCCCAAGGCTTCAAGATAGCCGATATCCGCATCAACGGCCTGCAGCGGGTGTCCGCCGGCAGCGTGTTCGGCGCCCTGCCCTTGAACGTTGGCGAACAGGTCGATGACCAGCAACTGGTGGAGTCCACGCGTGCACTGTTCAAGACCGGTTTTTTCCAGGATATCCAGCTGGGGCGCGATGGCGACGTGCTGGTGATCACTGTGGTCGAGCGTCCGTCCATTGCCAGTATCGACATTGAAGGCAACAAGGCCATCTCTACCGATGACTTGATGAAAGGCCTCAAACAGTCCGGGCTGGCCGAAGGCGAAGTGTTCCAGCGCGCTACACTCGAAGGGGTACGCAATGAGCTGCTGCGCCAGTATGTGGCGCAAGGGCGTTACTCGGCCGCGGTGGACGCCGAGGTGGTTGCCCAACCGCGCAACCGCGTCGGCCTGAAGATCAGGATCGACGAAGGCGAAGTGGCCGCGATCAAGCATATCAATGTGGTGGGCAATAGCGTTTTCGACCAGGCCGAGCTGGACGATCAGTTCACCCTCAAGACCAGCAACTGGCTGTCGTTCTTCAAGAACGATGACAAATATGCCCGCGAGAAACTGTCCGGTGACCTGGAGCGCTTGCGCTCGTATTACATGGACCGCGGCTATATCAATATGGAGATCGTCTCGACCCAGGTGTCGATCAGCCCCGACAAGAAGCAGGTCTTTATCACGGTCAATATCAACGAAGGCACCAAGTACACCGTGCGCGACATCAAGCTGCGCGGCGACCTGAAAGTGCCCGAGGATCAGATCACGGCCTTGCTGCTGGTGCAAAAGGGCCAGGTGTTTTCCCGCAAGCTTATGACCTCGACTTCGGATCTGATTACCCGCCGCCTGGGCAACGAGGGCTATACCTTTGCCAACGTCAATGCGGTGCCAACCCCGAGCAAGGACGGCAACACGGTAGACATCGAATTTGTGGTCGACCCGGGCAAGCGCGCCTACGCCAACCGCATCAACTTTCGCGGCAACACCAAGACCGAAGATCAGGTACTGCGCCGCGAAATGCGCCAGATGGAGGGCGGCTGGGCGTCCACCTACCTGATCGATCAGTCCAAGACGCGGCTTGAGCGGCTGGGCTACTTCAAGGAAGTCAACGTCGAGACACCGGCGGTAGCGGGTGTCGACGACCAGGTTGACGTCAACTACAGCGTTGAAGAACAGTCTTCCGGCTCGATCACTGCCAGTGTCGGCTTTGCCCAGAGCGCGGGGTTGATCCTGGGCGGCTCGATCACCCAGAACAACTTCCTCGGCACGGGCAACTCCGCCAGCCTGGGCCTGACTCGCTCCGAATACCAGAGCAAGTACAACATCGGCTTCACCGACCCGTACTTCACCAAGGACGGCGTCAGCCTGGGCTACAACGCCTTCTACAACAAGACTGACTACAACGACTACTACGACGATGGCGTGTCGTACTACTCGATCAACAGTTATGGCGCCGGCGCCACCCTGGGCTACCCGATCAATGAAACCTCACGGATCAGCTTTGGCCTGACCGCCCAGCATGACAGCATTGAACCCGGCACCTACAGCGCCGACGAGATCTACGACTTTATCGACCGTGAAGGCAAGGAATTCACCAACTTCAAGGCCAACCTGGGCTGGTCGGAGTCGACCCTGAACAAGGGCATCCTGGCGACCCGCGGCTACTCGCAAAACCTCAACCTGATGGTCACCGTACCCGGCAGCGACTTGAGCTTCTACAAGATCGACTACACCGGCCAGACCTTCCTGCCGGTAAGCGCATCGACCTCGTTGCGCTTTCATACCAAGCTTGGGTACGGCAACGGCTATGGCTCCACCGATGGCCTGCCGTTCTATGAAAACTACACTGCAGGCGGCGAAGGTACAGTGCGCGGCTTTGAAAGCGGCACCCTGGGCCCGCGTAATACCCCCGCCACCGGTACCTACTCCAGCGCCGGCCAGGCGTATTACTCAGACCGCGACACCGAAGCCCTGGGTGGCAACATCATGATCACCGGCGGGGTCGAATACCTGTTCCCGATGCCCTTTATCAAGGACAACAAATCCCTGCGCACCTCATTGTTCTGGGATGTGGGCAGCGTGTACTCGGACAAGTGCTACCTGAGCACCACCACCGGCTGCGACGGCGTGGACCTCAGCCAGATGGCCAGTTCCGTGGGGGTGGGCGTGACCTGGTACAGCCCGCTGGGCCCGCTGAGCGTCAACCTCGCGCTGCCGATCCGCAAACCTGATGACGCCGAAACCCAGGTGTTCCAGTTCTCCATGGGGCAGACGTTTTAA
- a CDS encoding linear amide C-N hydrolase, giving the protein MQLFKHTRTLTLALAGFMLALPVANACTRLVYLGDNDRVITARSMDWKTDVATNLWIFPQGMQRTGEVGPGSLKWTSKYGSVIASGYDISTTDGVNEAGLSANLLWLVESEYPPVHQGKPGLSIAAWAQYVLDNFSSVSEAVAVLRTEPFTVVTANVPGESRLATLHLSMSDASGDSAIIEFIGGKQVIHHDRSYQVMTNSPAFDAQLAMNAYWQAIGGTVMLPGTNRSADRFARASFYVNAVPKNQDARLSLASVFSVIRNVSVPYGITTPGEPNISSTRWRSVIDHKQKLYFFESAITPNTFWVDLNKIDFSTATGAVKKLDLGPDQSTIYSGEVSSRFKATAAFKFEGA; this is encoded by the coding sequence ATGCAACTGTTTAAACACACCCGTACCCTGACGCTGGCACTGGCCGGCTTTATGCTCGCATTGCCCGTTGCCAATGCCTGCACCCGCCTGGTGTATTTGGGGGACAACGACAGGGTGATCACCGCGCGGTCGATGGACTGGAAAACCGACGTGGCCACCAACCTGTGGATCTTCCCCCAGGGCATGCAGCGCACCGGCGAAGTGGGGCCGGGGTCGCTCAAGTGGACATCAAAGTACGGCAGCGTGATTGCCAGCGGCTACGACATTTCCACCACCGACGGGGTCAACGAAGCCGGGTTGTCGGCCAACCTGCTGTGGCTGGTCGAGTCCGAATACCCGCCGGTCCATCAGGGCAAGCCGGGGCTGAGCATCGCCGCCTGGGCCCAGTATGTGCTGGACAATTTCAGCAGCGTTTCTGAAGCGGTGGCCGTGCTCAGGACCGAGCCCTTTACCGTGGTCACCGCCAATGTGCCGGGTGAGAGCCGGCTGGCAACCTTGCACCTGTCGATGTCCGATGCCTCGGGGGACAGCGCCATCATTGAGTTTATCGGTGGCAAGCAGGTCATTCACCACGATCGCAGCTATCAGGTGATGACCAACTCCCCGGCATTCGATGCGCAACTGGCCATGAATGCCTATTGGCAAGCCATCGGCGGGACGGTGATGCTGCCTGGCACCAATCGCTCGGCGGACCGGTTTGCCCGTGCCTCGTTTTACGTCAACGCAGTGCCAAAAAACCAGGACGCACGCCTGTCGCTGGCCAGTGTATTCAGTGTGATCCGCAACGTCTCGGTGCCGTACGGCATTACCACCCCCGGTGAGCCGAACATTTCCTCGACGCGCTGGCGCTCGGTGATCGACCACAAGCAGAAGCTGTACTTTTTCGAGTCGGCGATTACGCCAAATACCTTTTGGGTGGACCTGAACAAGATCGACTTTTCCACCGCCACAGGCGCGGTCAAAAAGCTGGACCTGGGCCCGGACCAAAGCACCATTTACTCCGGGGAGGTTTCAAGCCGCTTCAAGGCCACTGCGGCCTTCAAGTTTGAAGGGGCGTAA
- a CDS encoding XRE family transcriptional regulator gives MNNHIGSDFDDFLSEQGLAEEVSAAALKRVIAWQIAQAMKEQHVSKKTLADRMHTSRTAVDRALDQNDPGMTLATLASAARALGQRVEVRLVPEHKAEQG, from the coding sequence ATGAATAACCATATCGGCTCTGACTTTGACGACTTTCTCTCGGAACAAGGCCTTGCAGAAGAGGTTTCGGCCGCCGCACTCAAACGCGTTATTGCCTGGCAGATAGCCCAGGCCATGAAAGAACAGCACGTCAGCAAAAAAACACTGGCCGACCGCATGCATACCAGCCGCACGGCGGTGGATCGGGCGCTCGACCAGAATGACCCGGGCATGACACTGGCCACACTGGCCAGCGCTGCACGGGCATTAGGACAGCGTGTAGAAGTCCGCCTGGTGCCAGAGCACAAAGCAGAACAGGGGTAA
- a CDS encoding ATP-binding protein translates to MMKPSRLFWKLFLAFWLATSLTFFVGIGIITLSRQGPGNPHLDTILESEEQLLRQFGVEAGKQLLQVWHHPDDEAIAVYDSDGQLLAGLPIVRPAFERTVISKEGLTLSLRSTRVPGNGGGGEGGPGLMPLLIGTVMSALFSSFMAFYLAWPLAYLRRAMSDVAHGRFETRVKPFMGARRDEIVDLAEDCDRMANQLKLLVDAQQHLLHDISHELRSPLTRMQAAIGLLHQNPARADMVERIERESQRMDTLIEALLTLARVQGRPESIAREPVDIIELLHLIVEDAQFEAGIKGCRVILQGCPSFVSQVSGELLYRCFENVIRNAVRHTRPDTAVWVVAEASPAGHCLTVRISDEGPGVEESRLQRIFDPFERGTGEAGSGFGLGLAIASRAVEMHGGSIKASNLPGGGLSVAITLPLSL, encoded by the coding sequence ATGATGAAGCCCAGCCGGTTGTTCTGGAAACTGTTCCTGGCCTTCTGGCTGGCTACCAGCCTGACGTTTTTTGTTGGTATCGGCATTATCACCTTGAGCCGCCAGGGCCCTGGCAATCCGCATCTGGACACCATCCTTGAAAGCGAGGAGCAGTTGCTGCGCCAGTTCGGTGTCGAGGCCGGCAAACAGTTGCTGCAGGTGTGGCACCACCCCGATGACGAGGCCATTGCGGTGTATGACAGCGACGGGCAATTGCTGGCCGGGTTGCCGATTGTGCGCCCGGCGTTCGAGCGTACGGTGATCAGCAAGGAAGGCCTTACCCTGTCGCTCAGGTCGACGCGGGTGCCCGGCAATGGTGGCGGCGGGGAAGGCGGGCCGGGGTTGATGCCGTTGCTGATCGGCACCGTGATGAGCGCGCTGTTCAGCAGTTTTATGGCTTTTTATCTGGCCTGGCCCCTGGCCTATTTGCGCCGGGCGATGAGTGATGTGGCCCATGGGCGATTCGAAACCCGGGTAAAACCGTTTATGGGCGCGCGGCGCGATGAAATTGTCGATCTGGCTGAAGACTGCGATCGAATGGCCAATCAACTCAAGCTGCTGGTTGATGCCCAGCAACACTTGCTGCATGACATCTCCCATGAATTGCGTTCGCCCCTGACGCGCATGCAGGCCGCCATTGGCTTGTTGCATCAAAACCCGGCCCGTGCCGATATGGTTGAACGCATCGAGCGCGAATCGCAGCGCATGGACACCCTGATCGAAGCCCTGCTGACCCTGGCCCGGGTGCAGGGGCGGCCCGAGAGCATCGCGCGCGAGCCGGTGGACATCATCGAACTGCTGCACTTGATCGTCGAAGACGCGCAGTTCGAGGCGGGGATCAAGGGCTGTCGGGTCATCTTGCAGGGGTGTCCGTCCTTTGTCAGCCAGGTCAGTGGCGAGTTGCTGTATCGCTGCTTTGAGAATGTGATCCGCAATGCGGTACGCCATACCCGGCCGGACACGGCGGTGTGGGTCGTGGCCGAAGCCAGCCCGGCGGGGCACTGCCTGACGGTGAGGATCAGCGATGAGGGGCCGGGTGTCGAGGAGTCGCGGTTGCAGAGGATTTTCGACCCGTTCGAGCGCGGCACCGGCGAAGCGGGTAGCGGTTTTGGCCTGGGTCTGGCGATTGCCTCAAGGGCGGTGGAAATGCACGGCGGCAGCATCAAGGCGAGCAACCTGCCGGGTGGTGGCCTGAGCGTGGCAATCACCTTGCCACTATCGCTGTAG
- a CDS encoding type II toxin-antitoxin system RelE/ParE family toxin has protein sequence MTRIPPILTVAFFRTEADNEPVREWLTGLGREQRRLIGIDIKTVQLGWPIGMPVVRKLEPKLWEVRSDLEGIIARVIFTVVGSQMILLHGFIKKSQKTPTVDLQTARQRHAKLRGTAHE, from the coding sequence ATGACTCGAATCCCTCCCATCCTCACGGTTGCATTTTTTCGCACCGAAGCCGATAACGAACCCGTTCGCGAATGGTTAACCGGCCTTGGGCGCGAGCAAAGACGACTGATTGGCATCGATATCAAGACCGTGCAACTTGGCTGGCCGATTGGCATGCCGGTTGTACGCAAACTGGAGCCAAAACTGTGGGAGGTTCGCTCTGATCTGGAGGGCATCATTGCTCGCGTCATCTTTACGGTCGTTGGCTCACAGATGATCCTGCTTCACGGATTTATCAAAAAAAGCCAGAAAACCCCGACGGTGGACCTGCAAACCGCCAGACAGCGCCATGCAAAACTACGAGGTACCGCGCATGAATAA